The Flaviramulus sp. BrNp1-15 genome has a window encoding:
- a CDS encoding ammonium transporter — MELLTTNNVWMMICTALVFFMHLGFAFLEIGLTRQKNTINILFKNIFIITVGLLLYCLVGFNLMYPGEFNGFLGFAGIGLDSPLTAEGALDLTYNEGYTYWTDFLFQGMFAATAATIVSGAVAERMKILPFMIFTVVYVGFVYPIAGSWQWGGGFLSTLEFGETEGFYDFAGSTLVHSVGGWAAIIAVWLLGSRIGKFKNGKPQAIPGHNIPLATAGVLILWLGWFGFNGGSVLSADPAGTSLTLVTTCLAAAAGGVVSMLVSTAMYKNLDLTMFLNGILGGLVGITAGADQMSPTDAILIGAIAGALIVFAVRFVDKLRLDDPVGAIAVHLICGIWGTLAVGIFGAKAGFEQFMIQLIGVGCYAVFCIVTAFIIIFTLKKTMGIRVSEKEELEGLDGYEHGMDAYPDFRLNEH; from the coding sequence ATGGAATTACTTACAACAAATAATGTATGGATGATGATCTGTACAGCACTGGTTTTCTTTATGCACTTGGGTTTTGCATTTTTAGAAATCGGATTAACAAGACAAAAAAATACAATCAATATACTTTTTAAAAATATTTTTATAATCACAGTTGGGCTTCTTTTATATTGCTTAGTTGGTTTTAATTTAATGTATCCAGGAGAATTCAACGGATTTTTAGGTTTTGCAGGTATTGGTTTAGATTCACCACTTACTGCAGAGGGTGCTTTAGATTTAACCTATAACGAAGGTTACACCTATTGGACAGATTTCTTATTTCAAGGTATGTTTGCAGCAACTGCAGCAACTATAGTATCTGGAGCAGTAGCAGAGCGTATGAAAATTTTACCATTCATGATTTTTACAGTAGTTTACGTAGGATTTGTATATCCAATTGCTGGTTCATGGCAATGGGGTGGAGGTTTCTTATCAACATTAGAATTTGGTGAAACTGAAGGTTTTTATGATTTCGCAGGATCTACTTTAGTGCACTCTGTAGGTGGTTGGGCAGCAATAATAGCTGTTTGGTTATTAGGCTCTAGAATTGGGAAATTTAAAAATGGAAAACCTCAAGCTATTCCAGGTCATAATATTCCATTAGCAACTGCAGGTGTTTTAATATTATGGTTAGGATGGTTCGGGTTTAATGGAGGCTCTGTACTTTCTGCAGACCCAGCAGGAACTTCTTTAACATTAGTTACTACCTGTTTAGCTGCTGCAGCTGGAGGTGTAGTTTCTATGTTAGTGTCTACTGCAATGTATAAAAACTTAGATTTAACTATGTTCTTAAATGGTATACTAGGTGGTTTAGTTGGTATTACTGCTGGTGCAGACCAAATGAGTCCAACAGATGCTATTTTAATTGGAGCAATAGCTGGAGCTTTAATAGTATTCGCAGTAAGGTTTGTAGATAAATTAAGATTAGATGATCCTGTAGGAGCTATTGCAGTACACCTTATTTGTGGTATATGGGGAACATTAGCAGTTGGAATTTTTGGTGCTAAAGCTGGTTTCGAACAATTTATGATACAATTAATAGGTGTAGGATGTTATGCAGTATTTTGTATAGTAACAGCATTTATCATCATATTCACTTTGAAGAAAACGATGGGAATTAGAGTGTCTGAAAAAGAAGAATTAGAAGGTTTAGATGGTTACGAGCATGGTATGGATGCCTACCCAGACTTTAGATTAAATGAGCATTAA
- a CDS encoding porin, translating into MKKIITLSMFFIACTCSLFAQEEEDSTPSFTISGSVDAYYRANLTAPNDENAIAPGSSFAQLPGFALGMANVVFSYEGEKAGFVADLVFGPRGTDAIFASPMYSSRNDVISSTGNIVNQLYAYWNVSESVTLTMGNFNTFLGYEVISPTANFNYSTSYLFSYGPFSHTGLKADIALGDDFSLMLGVMNDTDLTEFNPTGDYAFGAQLGYAGQYLNFLLDPSFTEIDYTGGFDLSDDFFLGINAAYLTVEDDGGSFAGAALYPQLATSDSFTIGLRGEYFTETDFFGAIGASDADGDASVFALTLTGSLAIDNLTVKPEIRLDSASEEAFIDNDLAGSKSLGSFVLAAIYSF; encoded by the coding sequence ATGAAAAAAATTATTACACTTTCAATGTTTTTTATAGCATGTACATGTAGTTTGTTTGCACAGGAAGAGGAAGATTCAACTCCTTCATTCACAATAAGTGGTAGTGTTGATGCTTATTATAGAGCTAACTTGACAGCGCCAAATGATGAAAATGCTATTGCACCAGGATCATCATTTGCACAATTACCTGGTTTTGCTTTAGGTATGGCCAATGTAGTTTTTAGTTATGAAGGCGAGAAAGCGGGATTTGTTGCTGATTTAGTATTTGGCCCAAGAGGGACGGATGCTATTTTCGCTTCACCAATGTATTCTTCTAGAAACGATGTGATTTCTAGTACAGGTAACATTGTAAATCAATTGTATGCATACTGGAATGTAAGTGAATCTGTAACATTAACCATGGGTAACTTTAATACCTTTTTAGGTTATGAAGTTATTTCTCCAACAGCTAACTTTAACTATAGCACATCTTATTTATTTTCTTATGGACCATTCAGTCATACTGGTTTAAAAGCAGATATTGCATTAGGTGATGATTTTAGTTTAATGTTAGGTGTCATGAATGATACTGACTTAACAGAATTTAACCCAACAGGAGATTATGCTTTCGGTGCTCAATTAGGTTATGCTGGACAATATTTAAATTTCTTACTAGATCCTTCTTTCACTGAAATTGACTATACAGGAGGATTTGACTTATCTGATGATTTCTTTTTAGGAATTAATGCTGCTTATTTAACTGTAGAAGATGACGGAGGTTCTTTTGCTGGAGCTGCTTTATACCCTCAATTAGCTACTTCAGATTCTTTTACTATTGGTTTAAGAGGTGAGTACTTTACTGAGACTGACTTTTTTGGAGCTATCGGAGCAAGTGATGCTGATGGAGATGCTTCTGTGTTTGCACTTACTTTAACAGGAAGTCTTGCAATTGATAATTTGACTGTAAAACCAGAAATTAGATTAGATAGTGCTTCCGAAGAAGCGTTTATTGATAATGATTTAGCTGGATCTAAAAGTTTAGGTTCTTTTGTATTAGCTGCAATCTACTCATTCTAA
- a CDS encoding P-II family nitrogen regulator, producing MKKIEAIIRKSKYSAVKEALHDVGVNFFSYWDVTGLGNEKEGHVYRGVSYSTSDIQRRYLSIVVNDDFEEVTIKTIIKSAATGEVGDGKIFVSDVKECYRIRTGEKGGDTLK from the coding sequence ATGAAAAAAATTGAAGCAATTATTAGAAAATCAAAGTATAGTGCAGTAAAAGAAGCACTACACGATGTTGGAGTAAACTTTTTTTCTTACTGGGATGTTACCGGTTTAGGAAATGAAAAAGAGGGGCATGTTTATAGAGGTGTTTCTTATAGTACAAGTGATATTCAACGTAGATACCTGTCTATAGTAGTTAACGATGATTTTGAAGAAGTAACTATCAAAACAATAATTAAATCTGCAGCAACTGGAGAAGTTGGAGATGGAAAAATCTTTGTATCAGACGTTAAAGAATGTTACAGAATACGAACAGGAGAAAAAGGAGGAGACACTTTAAAATAA
- a CDS encoding phosphoenolpyruvate carboxylase, whose translation MSVEPKLTRFKQNVMSKYQIYNSIFMTLPFDAVTKTGVLLPLFHETCEKGFAKGDDPTTIVDTFFKKYQARRSKESQINLLFRFIQYIERQVVLFDAIEDAAFPIVNNMDGVGTLRNLKGTAVSENKLEDLKNYLDEFKVRIVLTAHPTQFYPGSVLGIITDLTEAIKENNLSEINNLFGQLGKTPFFKREKPTPYDEAKSLIWYLENVFYTSFGEIYNYIQQNIYDDGKKHNEIINLGFWPGGDRDGNPFVKPDTTLKVAAKLKQAILKKYYADLKNLRRKLTFRGVEERVVRLETILYDYSIDLDSPDAITSKELIRELLSIRNLVVKEHQSLYVGEINNLINRVHLFGYNFATLDIRQDSRIHHTVFTKVIDYLIKTGNSSFPDNYHSLSEAEQIEILSKANDSIPDLDVFEDEMVRNTLKTIAIIKDIQKSNGERGANRYIISNNQTALNVMQLFAMLKIVSFKDELTVDVAPLFETIPDLENAPGVMEQLYTNPEYMAHLRARGSKQTIMLGFSDGTKDGGYLMANWGIYKAKELLTEMSRKYDITAIFFDGRGGPPARGGGKTHQFYSSLGPTIEDKEVQLTIQGQTISSNFGTLDSSQYNLEQLISSGINNRISSEKNKMSDEDRVVMNDLAETSYQTYKDFKGHPMFIPYLERMSTLKYYAKTNIGSRPSKRGTSDKLVFSDLRAIPFVGSWSQLKQNVPGFYGVGTALKKYEDKGEFDKVEQLYKNSKFFKTLLENSMMSLTKSFFDLTKYMSKDEEFGDFWNIIYEEYLTTKRLLLKVTGYKELMQNEPSGKASIEVRESIVLPLLTIQQYALKKIQELEKAGVSPDDEQKKIYEKIVTRSLFGNINASRNSA comes from the coding sequence ATGTCTGTAGAGCCAAAATTAACACGATTTAAGCAAAACGTAATGTCTAAATATCAAATATACAATAGTATATTTATGACACTACCTTTTGATGCTGTAACAAAAACAGGAGTATTACTTCCCTTATTTCATGAAACATGCGAAAAAGGATTTGCAAAAGGTGATGATCCTACCACAATAGTAGATACATTTTTTAAAAAATACCAAGCGCGTCGCTCTAAAGAAAGTCAAATAAATCTTTTGTTTAGGTTTATTCAATACATTGAAAGACAAGTTGTTTTATTTGATGCTATTGAAGATGCGGCATTCCCAATTGTAAACAATATGGATGGCGTTGGTACTTTAAGAAATTTAAAGGGAACTGCTGTTTCAGAAAATAAATTAGAAGATCTAAAGAATTATTTAGATGAGTTTAAGGTTAGAATTGTTTTAACAGCACATCCAACTCAATTCTATCCAGGTTCTGTTTTAGGAATTATTACAGATTTAACTGAGGCTATAAAAGAAAACAACCTATCTGAAATCAATAATCTGTTCGGTCAATTAGGAAAAACACCTTTCTTTAAAAGAGAAAAACCAACACCTTATGACGAAGCTAAGAGTTTAATTTGGTATTTAGAAAATGTATTTTATACTTCGTTTGGCGAAATATACAATTACATTCAACAGAATATTTACGATGATGGTAAAAAACATAACGAAATTATCAATCTTGGTTTTTGGCCAGGTGGAGATCGTGACGGAAACCCATTTGTAAAACCAGATACTACTTTAAAAGTAGCCGCAAAGCTAAAACAAGCCATTTTAAAGAAATATTATGCTGATCTTAAAAACTTAAGACGAAAATTAACTTTTAGAGGTGTTGAAGAGCGTGTAGTTAGACTAGAAACTATTTTATATGATTATAGTATAGATTTAGATTCACCAGATGCTATTACATCAAAAGAACTCATAAGAGAATTACTTAGTATTAGAAACCTTGTTGTAAAAGAGCATCAATCTCTATATGTTGGAGAAATAAACAATCTAATAAACAGAGTTCATTTATTTGGTTATAATTTTGCAACACTAGATATTAGACAAGATAGTAGAATACATCATACTGTTTTCACAAAAGTTATAGATTACTTAATTAAAACTGGAAATTCATCATTCCCAGATAATTATCACAGTCTATCTGAAGCTGAACAAATTGAAATATTATCAAAAGCTAATGACAGTATTCCAGATTTAGATGTTTTTGAAGATGAAATGGTAAGGAATACATTAAAAACTATTGCTATTATTAAAGACATACAAAAAAGCAATGGTGAACGTGGTGCTAATAGGTACATTATAAGTAATAACCAAACTGCTTTAAATGTGATGCAACTATTTGCCATGCTAAAAATAGTTTCTTTTAAAGATGAATTAACAGTAGATGTTGCGCCATTGTTTGAAACTATTCCTGATTTAGAAAACGCTCCAGGAGTTATGGAACAACTATATACAAACCCAGAGTATATGGCACACTTAAGAGCTAGAGGTAGTAAACAAACTATCATGCTTGGTTTTTCTGACGGTACAAAAGATGGTGGTTATTTAATGGCAAACTGGGGAATTTATAAAGCCAAAGAATTGCTTACTGAAATGTCTAGAAAATATGATATTACTGCCATATTTTTTGACGGTCGTGGTGGACCACCAGCCCGTGGTGGTGGAAAAACACATCAATTTTATTCTTCTTTAGGACCTACTATTGAAGATAAAGAGGTTCAATTAACTATTCAAGGACAAACTATTAGTTCTAATTTCGGAACTTTAGATTCGTCTCAATACAACTTAGAGCAATTAATAAGTTCTGGTATTAATAACAGAATTAGTAGCGAAAAAAACAAAATGTCTGATGAAGACAGAGTTGTTATGAACGATTTGGCCGAAACAAGTTACCAAACATATAAAGATTTTAAAGGTCACCCTATGTTCATTCCATATTTAGAACGTATGAGTACTTTAAAATACTATGCTAAAACTAATATTGGAAGTAGACCATCAAAACGAGGTACTTCAGATAAATTAGTGTTTTCAGATTTAAGAGCCATACCATTTGTAGGTTCTTGGAGCCAGTTAAAACAAAATGTACCTGGATTTTACGGTGTTGGTACTGCATTGAAAAAGTATGAAGATAAAGGTGAATTTGATAAAGTAGAACAGCTATACAAAAACTCTAAGTTCTTTAAAACTTTACTAGAAAATAGTATGATGTCTTTAACAAAATCGTTTTTCGACTTAACAAAATACATGTCTAAAGATGAAGAGTTTGGTGATTTTTGGAATATTATTTATGAAGAATATCTAACAACCAAAAGATTACTTTTAAAAGTTACAGGTTATAAAGAGTTGATGCAAAATGAGCCTTCTGGTAAAGCGTCAATTGAAGTAAGAGAATCTATAGTCTTACCTTTATTAACTATACAACAGTATGCTCTTAAAAAAATTCAAGAGTTAGAAAAAGCTGGTGTTTCTCCAGATGATGAGCAAAAGAAAATCTACGAAAAAATCGTGACGCGTTCTTTATTTGGAAATATTAATGCTAGTAGAAATTCGGCATAA
- a CDS encoding ammonium transporter: protein MSLLLNMPLIIQDTSAVDALAESIKGDMGMLWMLLSGILVFFMQAGFTLVESGMTRSKNAVNIAMKNFLDICVGSLSFWFVGYSLMYGESSNGWFFWSGFMQGEGADLFFQTMFAATAATIVSGAIAGRTKYTTYAIFSLVMTALIYPIAGGWEWNGGWLNNTDGIMPAEFIDFAGSSIVHSVGGWAALVAAFMVGPRIGKYVNGKVMPIPGHNQILATLGVFILWLGWFGFNGGSQLAWGGDDATGASTVVLITNLAAAAGGLGALFTTWIWYGKPNLAQTLNGTLAGLVSITAGCGNMTAPGAVLAGLIGGIIVVFSIEFIEKKLKIDDAIGAASVHGVAGAWGTLVIGLWGVDGDTGIGLFNGGGGAQLGAQAIGVLAYAVWAVVLSFIVFSILKAAFGLRVTEEEEIQGLDISEHGSIAYPGKRQREMED from the coding sequence ATGTCTTTATTATTAAACATGCCCCTTATAATTCAAGATACCTCTGCAGTTGATGCATTAGCTGAGTCTATCAAAGGCGATATGGGAATGCTATGGATGTTACTATCTGGTATTCTGGTATTCTTTATGCAAGCAGGATTCACGTTGGTAGAATCTGGTATGACAAGATCTAAAAATGCTGTAAATATAGCCATGAAAAACTTTCTTGATATCTGTGTAGGTTCATTGAGTTTCTGGTTTGTAGGTTACTCATTAATGTATGGAGAAAGCTCAAACGGATGGTTTTTCTGGAGCGGGTTCATGCAAGGTGAAGGTGCTGATTTATTCTTCCAAACTATGTTTGCTGCTACTGCTGCAACTATTGTATCTGGAGCTATAGCTGGAAGAACTAAATATACTACTTATGCTATCTTTTCATTAGTTATGACTGCACTTATCTATCCAATAGCTGGTGGATGGGAATGGAATGGCGGATGGTTAAATAATACAGATGGTATTATGCCTGCTGAGTTTATCGATTTTGCTGGTTCTTCAATTGTTCACTCTGTGGGTGGTTGGGCTGCACTTGTAGCTGCATTTATGGTAGGACCAAGAATAGGTAAATATGTAAATGGAAAAGTTATGCCTATACCAGGGCACAACCAAATATTAGCAACATTAGGTGTATTCATTCTTTGGTTAGGATGGTTTGGATTTAATGGTGGTTCTCAATTAGCTTGGGGTGGTGATGATGCTACCGGAGCTTCTACAGTGGTGCTAATAACAAACTTAGCTGCAGCTGCAGGTGGTTTGGGTGCTTTATTTACTACATGGATATGGTACGGTAAACCTAATTTAGCTCAAACCTTAAATGGTACTTTAGCTGGTTTAGTGAGTATTACTGCTGGTTGTGGAAACATGACTGCTCCAGGAGCTGTATTAGCAGGTCTTATTGGAGGTATAATTGTAGTATTCTCAATTGAATTTATAGAGAAAAAACTTAAAATTGATGATGCTATTGGTGCTGCATCTGTACACGGTGTTGCCGGTGCATGGGGTACTTTAGTAATTGGTCTTTGGGGAGTTGATGGAGACACTGGAATTGGCCTTTTTAATGGTGGCGGTGGCGCTCAATTAGGAGCACAAGCTATAGGTGTTTTAGCTTATGCAGTTTGGGCTGTAGTTTTATCATTCATAGTATTCAGTATACTTAAAGCAGCATTTGGTTTACGTGTTACTGAAGAAGAAGAAATTCAAGGTCTTGATATTTCTGAACACGGATCAATAGCTTACCCAGGTAAGAGACAAAGAGAAATGGAAGATTAA